The sequence ATTTGTGCATCTGAGCATCCAGGAGTTTCTTGCTGCTGTGTATGTTTTCATCTCATTCAAAACCAGCAATGAAAATCCAATGCTAGAAGAACAACACTGCTCCAAAGGCAAAGACATCTACTTAAGTGCAGTAGATAAGGCCGTTCAAAGTGAGAATGGGCACCTagaccttttcctccgcttccttctcgGCCTCTCGCTGAAGAGCAATCAAGATATTTTACAAGGTGTACTGATAGAAAAAACAGGCAGCTCACAGACCAATGAGAAAACAGCCATGTATATTAAGATGAAGATCAAGGAAAAGCCCTCTCCAGAGTGttgcatcaatctgttccactgtctgaatgagcTGAATGACCATTCCTTACAGGAGGAAATCCAAAGCTACATAAGGTCTGGAAGTTCCTTGTTTGCCAGACTCTCATCTGCACAGTGGTccgctctggtctttgtgttgctgacttccaCGGACGAGCTGGaagtgtttgacctgaagaaatacatCAGATCGGATGAGtgtcttctgaggctgctgccagtggtcaaagctTCTAGAACCGCTCTGTGAGTATTTGGTCAAATCGATGTACTGAAAGTTAGCAAATCAATATTCTATTACTTGATGGTAATTGAATTTCGTAGTCCCTGGACAAAATCATACTACTGATCTATTCAAGTGAAGATAATTCATTTCTATAAGTAACCACCATGTTACCCGTTCTAAAATGCCATGGTTCATTTGTGCAGTATTTTTCACTCTGTGAAGGAAGTTTTGGAGACAGAAGATGTCGTCTGATAACTCATTACATTTGACAATATTTTTTCCCAGACTCAATGGATGTAAACTTACCTGGAGATGCTGTGAAGCACTGGCCTCAGCTCTCAGCTCAAAGTTCTCTAGTCTGAGACAGCTGGACCTAGGAAACAATGACCTGCAGGACTCAGGAGTGAAAACACTCtgtgctggactggggaatccacTCAATAAACTAGATACACTGAAGTAAGACAATCTTCTGAGCATGAAATTAGATTTTAAATGCTAGATAACTGTATTTACGGCCAACAATGagttgtgatttgatttgtactaCCATTTAGTGCACATCCCTATAGTAAGTGTATGCCATTTAATTGTAGAATGTCTCTCTTCAGACTGTCTCAGTGTAAtatcacagaggaaggctgtgcttctctggctTTAGCACTGAGGTTAAACCCATCACACCCAAGAGAACTGAACCTGAGTGGAAATAACCTAGGAGACTCCGGTGTAAAAATGCTCTCTACTGTACTCAAAGATCCACAATGTAAACTGCAGAAACTGAGGTGAGTATTCTGATCAGTGGAATTAAGCAAAAACAATTGCATTAGAAAAAAGGTTACTGTGGAGGTAGATTCCCATTGACCCGGCGAACGCACACCTGAGTAAGAATCCTAGCTTAGTTTCACCTTTTTACCACGTTACCATTACTTTCCCTTCCTTATGGAAACATCAACAGACATTTGAAAGTCAATATGCTTTTTAGACTGTCACACATTCAACATTGTGTGTTTTGTAGTAGATTTGACTAATTTGATAAAAATGTATTCAGAAAGTCCAAATAGATATATGACATGTAGAACAGACATGCTTCTCTGTCATGTGGAGAAAACAAACAGAAGACCATTTGATGTGCAACATTAAGGACAGTACACCTTCCATAGTACACCTTAATACAGGATTAAGACATGTTCAGCATGCACCTGTCTAAACACAAGCAGCAGCATTCACTTAAAGTAAACCGGGAATTTTTACCTCATCAAATCTGAAGTTTACTTGCTAATTGTTTTCCTCAAATTATGGCATGAGTGTTGCCTGTGTGGTTCATATAAACATATATAAcaatatgtgcatgcaaagagcaaacaacaagctgcacaagaactcactactgtaatggtccaggttacaaagtggctcagtgactcgtgtttgcatctcaatgtgaaaaaaactgtttgcatgttcttcacaaagagggcaacagatgctactgagccagatgtctatgtgtcaggggagaagctccaggtggtatccgattttaagtaccttggcatcatacttgattccaacctctcttttaaaaagcatgtgaaaaaggtaattcaaataaccaaattcaacctagctaatttccgatttatacgaaattgtttgactacagaggtagcaaaactgtacttcaattctatgatactcccccacttaacatactgcttgactagttgggcccaagcttgctgtacaacattaaaacctattcagtctgtctacaaacaggctctcaaagtgcttgataggaagcccaatagccatcatcattgtcacatccttagaaagcataagctcttgagttgggaaaatcttgtgcaatacaccgacgcatgtcttgtattcaagatccttaatggcctggctccccctccactcaatatttttgttaaacggaaaacccagacatatggcagcagatccacaaggtctgccatgagaggtgactgtatagttcccctatggaaaagcacctttagtaaatctgcattctctgtgagagcttcccatgtctggaatacactgccatcagacacacataactgcaccacatatcacactttcacaaaatgcttgaagacctggctaaaggtcaatcagatttgtgaacatggtccctagctgtgtgttgccgctttccatgttgtctgttgtctgtagcttgtgaggtgtggaaacactttgttgcttttatgaattttgttttgctgctttttgttctgtctgtatgctatgtcttgcttgtcctatgttgctatgtcttgcttgttctatggtgctattgtctatattgtaattgtttttaataacctgcccagggactgcggttgaaaattagccggctggctaaaaccggcacttttactgaaacgttgattaatgtgcactgtctctgtaaaaataaactaaaataaaaaaataaaaataaaaaaaaattaaaaaaatcatTGATTTCTTTAAACTCATGAAACCAGTTATAGGCTAGCATTAGGGCCGGGATGATACCAGTATTACGAcagtatcgtggcaaggaaacaaaatacAAAGCAGAtgtaacttctttaggaaaacagccctaattgTTGGAAACAAAccacattatgttgtcatccagagtcacatttatttattttccaagctattccgcaggtttttaaaggaccagaCAGTTTGGTCTGCTTCATGTTTGAATTTTTGCCATAGAAGAaatattgcgatactggtatcATCACAGCCCTAGCTAACATATGCTTTTGCTCATGGTTGTGGCTATCTGTGCCCCTTCCTCCCCAAAAAATATAATTTCTGGGTAATATTTCTGGCCATTTAGGTGACCCATTTCGAGCCAAATGTTCCATAATTAACATTAATATGAATGATTTTTGTAAAACTACAATGATTTACTTCTATTCACAATGACACTGAATATTTTCTAAATGTGAATCATCTTTTGAGGTAAAGAGTTTAATGTTTTTACATTAACTAACATCACAGGatgtcaggctgtggagtctcAGAAGAAGGCTGTTCATCTCTGGCTTCAGCCCTGACGTcgaacccctcacacctgagagagctggatctaaGCAGGAATGACCCTGGAGGCTCAGGAGTGGAGAAGCTCTCTGCAGTACTGGTGGATACACACTGTAAACTTGAGACGCTGAGGTGAATAATTGAATAGTCTTTTCTTTACACAGTATCCCATATTTCTGAGTGAAGAGTGACGGCGTTATTCCTTCTTTCTGTAGGCTGTCAAACTGTAGTATCACAGaagaaggctgtgcttctctggctTCAGCTGTGACGTCAAACCCCtctcacctgagagagctggacctgagcggGAATAACTTAGGAGACTCAGAATTAGAACAGCTGACAGTTGTTTTGAAGAATCCACAGTGCAAACTTGAGAAACTGTTGTAAACAACTCATTATTTTGAGCACTTTGAGAAATGTTTTCATAGATAATATTTTATGTTATTGATATTTTCAATTCAACACTATGGTCATATTTTACATTAACTAGACTATATAACAATGCATATGAAATAATATGCACCTCATGTTACCAATCTTAAAAAATGTTCACTTCTCTCCAAAGGCTTAAAAAATGCACATTCACAGTGGAAGGCTGTGCTGCTCTGGCTATGGCTTTAGCCCTGAGGCCAAGACCATCacccctgagagagctggacctaaGTGAGAACCAACCTGGTAACTTAGGAGTAAAACTACTCTCTTCTGTACTGGAGGATAAACGCTGTACACTGGAAACACTGAGGTAAATACTGTGTCCTCATGGTGGTTGGTTTAAGCAGGGCAATAAGTCGGGACTGAACCGGCAGACTGTATTTGGTTCGGCAGCACTGCTCTGCGGCTGACGCTGTTCTGTTTCCACCcttctgggtgtgtgtgttgtgaggtTTGGTCAAATTAACAATAAAGGATCTGTTCTATATCTCCCTAGGTTGAATGATTGCAACCTCACTGAGAAATGCTGTGAAGCGCTGGCTTCAGCTCTCAGCTCCAGCACTTCAAGTTTGAGAGAGCTAGACCTGGGGAACAACAAACTCCACGATGTGGGGGTGAAGCTGTTCTCTGTTGGACTGGGGAATACCTACTGTAATCTGGCAACACTGAGGTAAGAGAGCTAAATTATACatgatacttttgtatatatagtgtatgtggacacccatttaAATAAGTGgattaggctatttcagccacacctgttgctgacaggtgtgtaaaatcgagcatacagccatgcaatctctgtagacaaacattggcggtagaatggccttactgaagcgcTCAATGAcctgcaccgtcataggatgccacctttctgaCAAGTcaattcatcaaatttctgccctgcttgagctgccccagtcaactgtaagtgctgttattgtgaagtggcaacgtctaggagcaacaacggatcAGCCGCGaattggtaggccacacaagctcacagaacgagtcCGCTGAAGTACTTAGCATGTAAAAAATAGTttttcctcggttgcaacactcactaccaagtccCAAACGGCGTCTGGAAGCAACtgcagcacaataactgttagtcggaagcttcatgaaatgggtttacatggccgagcagccgcacacaagcttaagatcaccatgcgcaatgccaagcctctgctggagtggtgtaaagctcaccggcATTGGACTCTGGCCTAATgaaaatgcattctctggagtgatgaatcacgcttcaccatctggaagtccgatggacaaatcagggtttggcagatgccaggagaaacGCTACCTGCTCCAaagcatagtgtcaactgtaaagtttggtggaggaggaataatggtctggggccgtTTTTTCATGGTTGGGCTAGGGCCCTCATAATGCTTCAgcttacaatgacattctagatgattctgtgcttccaactttgtggcaaaagtttggggaaggccctttcctgtttcagcatgacagtgaccccgtgcacaaagtgaggtccatacagaaatggtttgttgaggtttgtgtgaaagaacttgactggcttgcgcagagccttgacctcaaccgtatcgaacacctttgagattaattggaacgctgaatgcaagccaggcctaatcgaccaacatcaatgcccgacctcactaatgctcttgtggctgaatggaagcaagtagtCCCCGCAgctatgttccaacatctaatggaaagccttcccagaagagtggagactgttgtAGCAGGAAatgagggaccaactccatattaatgtccatgaatTTGAAAttagatgttcaacgagcaggtttccatatacttttggtcatgtagtgtacgtgTCCTAAAATGAAGTATCACAAAGTTAATAATTTTGATTGATTAAACTTGAGTTAGATAATGGAGAAGTTAGACAATCTTGAAGGTGACAGATGATTCATATTATTTAACAATGTATATTAATCAACAAATGTTATATTGCAATGTACAGTATATTGGATGATCGTATTGAATCTACAAATGATACACTACTACTTATTGGATGATTATGATGCATTGATAAATATGTCTTATGCTTCTCTCTGTAGGCTGTCAGATTGTGGTGTCACAGCGAACGGGATTTTCTTCTTGTCTTCAGCACTCAAGACAAATCCCTCattcctgagagagctggacatGAGTCGGAATAGTCTAGGAGATTCAGGAGTAAACCTGCTCTCTGCTGTACTGGAGAATCTACATTGTAATCTGGAGACATTGCAGTATGTATTGTGACCATTATATTACAAGGTATATGTTATTTTAACTATAAAGCGATTTTAACACATTCCAATCAAAAATGGTATTTCCTTCAGCTTGAAGGACTGCAATCTCACTGCGAGATGTTGTGGTGCCCTGGCCTCAGCTCTCAGCTCAAAAGGCTGTagtctgagagagctggatctgagtggCAACGAGCTGAAGAATTCAGGAGTGGAACTGCTCTGTGTTGGATTGGGGAGTCCTCACTGTAAAGTGAAGACACTCCGGTAAgctccatagaaatataattaacaTATACCCTTAGACTATGGCTAATTCCAATTCTATGGTATCATTGACCACAACAAAAACAGTACATCAGAATGACTACACGTTGGAAGATAATGTTAGGCTGAGACATTCAATCAGAGGTTATTCAGTCACATTCAATCACACTGATTTCTGAGCTGGGTTCGGTGTaggccagggttggggtcaattcaggaagtacatagGAATGTCTATCATACTTTTCTCGCAATGTTTTTCAATTAGGAACATTTGggatttggtttactttctgagtTGCCTGGAATTTACCGCAACCCTGGTGAAGGCAACATCTGTAAGATACACAAGCGTGTGCACATAACACTAACACACAATGTGTGTGTGAGGAAACCTGAGTGTTTTATCTAAGCCTTTTCTCCCTCTGGTGGTgagaacacacatacagtacattctatTCTATTGCACATGTAATATTCATCTCTTGCTGTCAAGTCAATTAACATGCCTTTACGTAATAATACTTGATTACAGAATTGCTGTTTTGAGTCTGCTTATCTGAGCAATGTAACTAGGGTTTACAGACAGTGTTTTCATGTTTTCTCCCTCCTTGCTCTCTCGgtatttctcctccctctctcactttctctgcagAATGTCACGCTGTAGAGTCACAGATGGGGGATGTTCTTCTCTGGCTTCAGCTCTGTTGTCCAACCCGTCACACCTGAGAGAAATTAATCTGGACAACAATAACCCTGGGTACTCTGGAttgagactgctctctgctgtaatGGAGGACCCAACCTTTAAACTGGAGACACTGAGGTTAGTGCTTTTGAAATGTTCAGGGCCCAGTTTTTCAAAAACATTTAATCCAGATCACAATGATCCTGTGCTGTCTCAATCCGGTTTCCCCATTCGATTTTGGAAACACACAGGAAGACAATATTTAGACTTAATATCATATAACATATTTTTGTAGCATATAATGGGATTTTTCATTTTGTCTTAGTACGACATCCCAAAATAAAAAAGGGACCACATCTGAAGGGGGATCAGAATTTAATACAACACAGGATTATTTTGATCTGGATTAAATGTTTTTGGAAAAACTGGGTCCAGAAAATCTATATTAGATCtgagttcaaatactattttgAAGTCATTTTAAATACATTAGCTGGGCTTGATTTGTACTTTCATttatcaatttgtaagtcgctctggataagagcgtctgctaaatgacttaaatgtaaatgtaaatagaacCAATAGAATAGTCGAGTGCAAACCCTTCCCACCTGGCACTATTGGCAGGCAACATCAAacacaaagtatttgaaagatttcaaatagttaTTTTAACCCAGGTATTTTGATATTAATGTTGATCAATAGTTGCATTCTTTTTGGGACATTAATCAAATATGGGTATCTGTATCTTTGACCTGAATGATTGTTTATGTTTATCAATCTATCAACAGTGCATGGCCTTAtcctgtggggagagagaaatgaTCGAAGGACATAATGGATGAATGCTGTATCCAAAAACACAATGTACAGAGCAGATATATATTTGTACTGATAAATATATGTAGATGTTTGTACAGATCTGTAGATGTTTTATGACATAATGAATGACTGCCTGTATCCAAAAACACAATGTACAGAGCAGATATATATTTGTACTGATAAATATTTGTAGATGTTTGTACAGATCTGTAGATGTTTTATGACATAATGAATGACTGCCTGTATCCAAAGATGCAGTGTACTGAGCGGATGCATTTTTACATGTAGATATTTTATTATGTGGGTGATTTTTCTACAGCTGTTCATTTTTCAATGTATGCTAGAGGCTGGGAATGGGATTCAGGCACACCACTATAGTACGTTGTTATTATTTGTTTTCCAGTTATGCATGTTCAATCAAAATTTCAATAAAGAAGCATTAACAGATTATAATTTGCCTTTGTCAGTTGTGGAATTATTATTTTACATCTGTCATCAAACACAGGATATAAAATGTTTTACACTATTAGCTGGTAATTATTGATGCTATAACAGGACAGACACCCATAATATTTGAACCAgccacctttcggttactggcccaatgctctagctgctaggctacctgtcgcaaACCGGGATGCATCCCAAATCTCCTGAAGTGTGAACTTGTTCACTACATCCCACAAATATAATAACATTGAATTGGGGGAGGTATGGGCTAGTTTATACCGGTCATTCCAGTAAAGGGAAGTGATCAAGTGGAAAATTGACAGATTTCAAAGCATATTTCCTTCATACTGTAATTTGCCAGTACCTCATTTGacatatgtggacacctgctcgtcgaacatctcactccaaaatcatgagagttaatatggagttggtcccccatttgctgctattacagcctcctgggaaggctttccacttgatgttggaacattgctgcggggacttgcttccattcagacacaagcattagtgaggttgggtgattaggcctcgctctcagtcggcgttccaattcatcccaaaggtgttcgatggggttgagttcagggccctgtgcaagccagtcaagttcttccacaccgatctcaaaaaAACATTTCTGTACGACCTCGCTTTGttcatgggggcattgtcatgctgaaacaggaaagggctttccccaaactgttgccacaaagttggaagcacaataccgtctagaatgtcatcgtatgctgtagcgttaagatttcccttttactggagctaaggggcctagcctgaaccatgaaaaacagccccagacattgttcctcctccaccaGTTGGGaccatgcattggggcaggtagcgttctcctggcatctgccaaacccaggttCGTTCATTGACTGGAGtccccctgtggtaaattcaattgattggacatgatttggaaaggcacacatctgtatatataagttcccacacttgacagtgcatgtcagagcaaaagccatgaggtcgaaggaattgtccgtagagctccgggacaggattgtgtcgaggctcaACCTATCTTGTCGGCCGACTGGTCCCATCTGTCAGGCCGACTGGTTCCATCTGGCCGGTCGGACCACCCTATCAAGCCGGCCAGACCGGACCTAtctggctcctcctctcctcttcattctctattgtctctgtctctcctctcctcttctctctcctcttctctctccacagctctctctcccccccctcccaggCCCTCTAATGGGCGACCCACCGGTCAGGCTGAGCCTGTACCCAAAGTTCCCCTTCTGTCTGTGAGTGTTCTCTCCTTCCAACCCTTGTCTCAAGTCAGTTCAAGTTGTTTACAAACACATTTAGCCATGTCATTCTGTTTGGTGTTAATCCAAATCCAAAGGTAAACGGTGACATTGTTTGACAGTTAATGTTTACATCTAATAATTTGTAGCAGGTAGGCAACATATTTAAATGTCTATGTCTTGGGCCTTTAATATGTTGTGGTGAtgaccctttgtgtgtgtgtgtctttctggatGTCAGTAAGAGTGAGGACTACAGCCCGAAGACTATGGATGAGTCTCTGCAGaatttggacacacacacacacacacacacacacacacacagtaattcaCACAAGTTCCACCTGAAACACCTCATACTCCCCAGACCATTCCATGACTTCAATCACATGTACTGCATGTTCACTACAATGGCATGTTAAGTTACAGAGTTACACCCAACCAATGGCATGTTTAGTTACAGAGTTACACCCAACTAATGGCATGTTTAGTTACAGAGTTACACCCAACTAATGGCATGTTTAGTTACAGAGTTACACCCAACCAATGGCATATTTAGTTACAGAATTACACCCAACTAATGGCATGTTTAGTTACAGAGTTACACCCAACTAATGGCATATTTAGTTACAGAGTTACACCCAACTAATGGCATGTTTAGTTACTGTCAGggcccggttacgaacccgggtctccggagtgagaaacagtcacttaaccaactgagccacgaatagtcggcagaacccagaagatgaggcagacacagcagtacttgagacggtgtatttaatgtagtaaaaagtgaagtccttcaggaacacatgtaactccacaacctcaaaaggaattccacaagaacaaaggtaatcctccaagacaaaaaaggtaaatccacaaggtggtaggtatagcacaaaaagcctcaaaagatactcaaaaataaataaacaagaacaaaaaacagaattccacaagagcgtccaccgggatcaacaagagttaacagaatactagggctgggtgctaacatacaaacacagagcaaaggactgaggaaaacaaagggtttaaatacaatcaggggaaacgaggcacaggtgcaaataataatggggatcaagggaaaacaaaaaggtcaaaaggcacaatgggggcatctagtgaccaaaaaccggaacaaccctggccaaatcctgacagttaCAGAGTTACACCCAACTAATGGCATGTTTAGTTACAGAGTTACACCCAACTAATGGCATGTTTAGTTTTTTGTGGTCACTTTGGtactattttcac is a genomic window of Oncorhynchus nerka isolate Pitt River linkage group LG24, Oner_Uvic_2.0, whole genome shotgun sequence containing:
- the LOC115107594 gene encoding NACHT, LRR and PYD domains-containing protein 3-like isoform X3; this encodes MDSKERFFFKEAGPAKRPDLSIPTQGTSFQSTNTAQDGSNVISPTISGSHIRDINYYISVGSKGGDDEDTFPNSEDIHVEDRHQKLKDYLKINSKISTIQEGLAQHGNSKLLNDIYTAVYITEGESGEVNNEHEVRPFEKTALQETPILSNDIFRSIVGKDKPIRTVLTKGIAGIGKSVSLQKFVLDWVEGKANQDIKFIFPLLFRDLNLMRENKSLMDILHPFLQTKEAGILNNNEHKVLFIFDGLDECRLPLDFQNNKILSDITESTSLHVLLTNLIKGNLLPSARIWITSQSAAANRIPPEFVDRVTEVRGFNDPQKEEFFRRRFSDQKLANRIIKHIKSIRSLYIMCHIPLFCWILATVLERMNKMESGEIPKTLTQMFTHFLNIQRMLRKRKYPGEDERDPLWYKASIMSLGKLAYQQLEKDHRTFFEEDLTECGIDVREGSIFSRVCSEMFNTEFGLYESKTYQFVHLSIQEFLAAVYVFISFKTSNENPMLEEQHCSKGKDIYLSAVDKAVQSENGHLDLFLRFLLGLSLKSNQDILQGVLIEKTGSSQTNEKTAMYIKMKIKEKPSPECCINLFHCLNELNDHSLQEEIQSYIRSGSSLFARLSSAQWSALVFVLLTSTDELEVFDLKKYIRSDECLLRLLPVVKASRTALLNGCKLTWRCCEALASALSSKFSSLRQLDLGNNDLQDSGVKTLCAGLGNPLNKLDTLKLSQCNITEEGCASLALALRLNPSHPRELNLSGNNLGDSGVKMLSTVLKDPQCKLQKLRMSGCGVSEEGCSSLASALTSNPSHLRELDLSRNDPGGSGVEKLSAVLVDTHCKLETLRLSNCSITEEGCASLASAVTSNPSHLRELDLSGNNLGDSELEQLTVVLKNPQCKLEKLLLKKCTFTVEGCAALAMALALRPRPSPLRELDLSENQPGNLGVKLLSSVLEDKRCTLETLRLNDCNLTEKCCEALASALSSSTSSLRELDLGNNKLHDVGVKLFSVGLGNTYCNLATLRLSDCGVTANGIFFLSSALKTNPSFLRELDMSRNSLGDSGVNLLSAVLENLHCNLETLHLKDCNLTARCCGALASALSSKGCSLRELDLSGNELKNSGVELLCVGLGSPHCKVKTLRMSRCRVTDGGCSSLASALLSNPSHLREINLDNNNPGYSGLRLLSAVMEDPTFKLETLSAWPYPVGREK
- the LOC115107594 gene encoding NACHT, LRR and PYD domains-containing protein 3-like isoform X1, giving the protein MTSSETRLHSGEGTVGFEMVSPCLSIPAQLRLYLWIPKEAGPAKRPDLSIPTQGTSFQSTNTAQDGSNVISPTISGSHIRDINYYISVGSKGGDDEDTFPNSEDIHVEDRHQKLKDYLKINSKISTIQEGLAQHGNSKLLNDIYTAVYITEGESGEVNNEHEVRPFEKTALQETPILSNDIFRSIVGKDKPIRTVLTKGIAGIGKSVSLQKFVLDWVEGKANQDIKFIFPLLFRDLNLMRENKSLMDILHPFLQTKEAGILNNNEHKVLFIFDGLDECRLPLDFQNNKILSDITESTSLHVLLTNLIKGNLLPSARIWITSQSAAANRIPPEFVDRVTEVRGFNDPQKEEFFRRRFSDQKLANRIIKHIKSIRSLYIMCHIPLFCWILATVLERMNKMESGEIPKTLTQMFTHFLNIQRMLRKRKYPGEDERDPLWYKASIMSLGKLAYQQLEKDHRTFFEEDLTECGIDVREGSIFSRVCSEMFNTEFGLYESKTYQFVHLSIQEFLAAVYVFISFKTSNENPMLEEQHCSKGKDIYLSAVDKAVQSENGHLDLFLRFLLGLSLKSNQDILQGVLIEKTGSSQTNEKTAMYIKMKIKEKPSPECCINLFHCLNELNDHSLQEEIQSYIRSGSSLFARLSSAQWSALVFVLLTSTDELEVFDLKKYIRSDECLLRLLPVVKASRTALLNGCKLTWRCCEALASALSSKFSSLRQLDLGNNDLQDSGVKTLCAGLGNPLNKLDTLKLSQCNITEEGCASLALALRLNPSHPRELNLSGNNLGDSGVKMLSTVLKDPQCKLQKLRMSGCGVSEEGCSSLASALTSNPSHLRELDLSRNDPGGSGVEKLSAVLVDTHCKLETLRLSNCSITEEGCASLASAVTSNPSHLRELDLSGNNLGDSELEQLTVVLKNPQCKLEKLLLKKCTFTVEGCAALAMALALRPRPSPLRELDLSENQPGNLGVKLLSSVLEDKRCTLETLRLNDCNLTEKCCEALASALSSSTSSLRELDLGNNKLHDVGVKLFSVGLGNTYCNLATLRLSDCGVTANGIFFLSSALKTNPSFLRELDMSRNSLGDSGVNLLSAVLENLHCNLETLHLKDCNLTARCCGALASALSSKGCSLRELDLSGNELKNSGVELLCVGLGSPHCKVKTLRMSRCRVTDGGCSSLASALLSNPSHLREINLDNNNPGYSGLRLLSAVMEDPTFKLETLSAWPYPVGREK
- the LOC115107594 gene encoding NACHT, LRR and PYD domains-containing protein 3-like isoform X2 codes for the protein MICFVLLSRLKVSPCLSIPAQLRLYLWIPKEAGPAKRPDLSIPTQGTSFQSTNTAQDGSNVISPTISGSHIRDINYYISVGSKGGDDEDTFPNSEDIHVEDRHQKLKDYLKINSKISTIQEGLAQHGNSKLLNDIYTAVYITEGESGEVNNEHEVRPFEKTALQETPILSNDIFRSIVGKDKPIRTVLTKGIAGIGKSVSLQKFVLDWVEGKANQDIKFIFPLLFRDLNLMRENKSLMDILHPFLQTKEAGILNNNEHKVLFIFDGLDECRLPLDFQNNKILSDITESTSLHVLLTNLIKGNLLPSARIWITSQSAAANRIPPEFVDRVTEVRGFNDPQKEEFFRRRFSDQKLANRIIKHIKSIRSLYIMCHIPLFCWILATVLERMNKMESGEIPKTLTQMFTHFLNIQRMLRKRKYPGEDERDPLWYKASIMSLGKLAYQQLEKDHRTFFEEDLTECGIDVREGSIFSRVCSEMFNTEFGLYESKTYQFVHLSIQEFLAAVYVFISFKTSNENPMLEEQHCSKGKDIYLSAVDKAVQSENGHLDLFLRFLLGLSLKSNQDILQGVLIEKTGSSQTNEKTAMYIKMKIKEKPSPECCINLFHCLNELNDHSLQEEIQSYIRSGSSLFARLSSAQWSALVFVLLTSTDELEVFDLKKYIRSDECLLRLLPVVKASRTALLNGCKLTWRCCEALASALSSKFSSLRQLDLGNNDLQDSGVKTLCAGLGNPLNKLDTLKLSQCNITEEGCASLALALRLNPSHPRELNLSGNNLGDSGVKMLSTVLKDPQCKLQKLRMSGCGVSEEGCSSLASALTSNPSHLRELDLSRNDPGGSGVEKLSAVLVDTHCKLETLRLSNCSITEEGCASLASAVTSNPSHLRELDLSGNNLGDSELEQLTVVLKNPQCKLEKLLLKKCTFTVEGCAALAMALALRPRPSPLRELDLSENQPGNLGVKLLSSVLEDKRCTLETLRLNDCNLTEKCCEALASALSSSTSSLRELDLGNNKLHDVGVKLFSVGLGNTYCNLATLRLSDCGVTANGIFFLSSALKTNPSFLRELDMSRNSLGDSGVNLLSAVLENLHCNLETLHLKDCNLTARCCGALASALSSKGCSLRELDLSGNELKNSGVELLCVGLGSPHCKVKTLRMSRCRVTDGGCSSLASALLSNPSHLREINLDNNNPGYSGLRLLSAVMEDPTFKLETLSAWPYPVGREK